The Pleuronectes platessa chromosome 13, fPlePla1.1, whole genome shotgun sequence genome includes a window with the following:
- the dars2 gene encoding aspartate--tRNA ligase, mitochondrial, whose amino-acid sequence MTSRSVSAVRRLLRGLPLRAQRVRWLSSASTSSQGRAPVRQLSCSHALCRAEPPPTGPSSWSFRSHSCGELRSHHVGDTVTLCGWVQYLRQNLFVILRDFSGLTQILIPQEESAGHLKSVLDDLRTESVIKVTGTVRRRPAGQENEAMPTGEIEVLAENMEVFNVCRQLPFEIKDFVKKSESLRMQYRYLDLRSSQMQRNLRLRSQLVMKMREYLCNVHGFVDVETPTLFKRTPGGAKEFVVPSREPGRFFSLPQSPQQFKQLLMVAGIDRYFQMARCYRDEGSKPDRQPEFTQVDIEMSFVDQAGIMSLVEGLLQYSWPAENGPIKIPFQTMTYEEAMRDYGVDKPDTRFSMKLTDLSEVFLSTEIEFLRSALSHPGGSVQAICVPSGAKLFTGKDLEELKQTAKTQFRQELSVVRVRADGTLKSPLKKLLSVSSTEELLSRTGAEPGDLLLMAAGSLDTVRMLLGSLRLQSAELLESHGVSLRDLSAFHFLWVVDFPLFLPKEDEPDKLESAHHPFTAPLPEHVELLYTEPHKVRGQHYDLVLNGCEIGGGSIRIHKASEQLHVLTNILKEDSSLLSHLLEALDSGAPPHGGIALGLDRLVSIMVRAPSIRDVIAFPKSFRGHDIMSRAPDFVSEEELKSYHISIRWPTEQGGEEEGK is encoded by the exons ATGACATCAAGAAGCGTGTCTGCAGTGCGCAGGTTGCTGCGCGGTCTCCCTCTCAGAGCTCAGAGGGTTCGGTGGCTCAGCTCCGCTTCGACCTCAAGTCAAGGACGAGCTCCTGTCAGACAGCTGAGCTGCTCACACGCTCTCTGCAGGGCGGAGCCTCCCCCCACAG GTCCCAGCAGTTGGTCGTTCAGGAGTCACAGCTGTGGAGAACTGAGATCCCatcatgtgggagacacagtaACTCTCTGTGGTTGGGTCCAGTACCTCAG ACAAAACCTGTTTGTCATTTTGAGAGATTTCAGTGGATTAACGCAAATTTTAATTCCTCAAGAAGAG TCTGCAGGACATCTGAAATCAGTACTGGACGATCTCAGAACTGAGTCTGTCATCAAGGTAACAGGAACCGTCAGACGCCGACCAGCGGGGCAGGAGAACgag GCGATGCCAACAGGAGAAATCGAAGTCCTTGCTGAGAACATGGAGGTTTTTAATGTGTGCCGCCAGCTGCCTTTTGAGATTAAAGACTTTGTTAAA AAATCTGAGTCTCTGCGGATGCAGTATCGTTACCTGGACCTGAGGTCctctcagatgcagaggaaCCTCAGACTGAGATCTCAgctggtgatgaagatgagagaaTACCTCTGTAATGTGCACG GTTTTGTGGATGTGGAAACTCCCACCTTGTTCAAAAGAACGCCAGGG GGAGCCAAAGAGTTTGTGGTTCCTTCCAGAGAACCAGGCAGGTTCTTCTCCCTCCCCCAGAGTCCACAGCAGTTTAAACAGCTTCTGATGGTGGCTGGTATCGACAG GTACTTCCAAATGGCAAGGTGCTACAGAGATGAGGGCTCCAAACCGGACCGGCAGCCCGAGTTCACCCAG GTGGACATAGAGATGTCTTTTGTTGACCAGGCAGGTATCATGTCCCTGGTGGAGGGCTTATTACAGTACTCCTGGCCCGCAGAGAATGGTCCGATTAAGATTCCTTTCCAAACCATGACGTATGAGGAGGCCATGAGGGACTATGGTGTGGACAAACCGGATACTAGATTCAGTATGAAG CTGACCGACCTCAGTGAGGTTTTCTTATCCACGGAAATTGAATTCCTCAGATCAGCTCTGAGTCATCCAGGAGGCTCCGTTCAGGCCATCTGTGTGCCCAGTGGAGCG AAACTTTTCACTGGGAAAGATCTGGAGGAACTGAAACAAACAGCTAAGACTCAATTTAGACAG GAGCTGAGTGTGGTGCGGGTCAGGGCAGATGGGACACTAAAGTCTCCTCTGAAGAAGCTGCTGTCCgtctcctccacagaggagctgctgagcaGGACTGGAGCCGAACCTGGAGACTTGCTGCTGATGGCAGCTGGCTCCCTGGACACTGTG CGCATGTTGCTTGGCAGTCTTCGTCTGCAGTCTGCAGAGCTCCTGGAGTCTCATGGTGTTTCACTACGGGATCTCTCAGCCTTCCACTTCCTGTGGGTTGTGGacttccctctcttcctgccCAAAGAGGATGAGCCAGATAAACTGGAGTCAGCCCATCATCCATTTACTGCTCCACTGCCCGAGCATGTGGAGCTACTCTACACTGAACCTCACAAG GTTCGCGGTCAGCACTATGACCTGGTGCTGAACGGCTGTGAGATCGGCGGAGGATCAATCCGTATCCACAAAGCCTCAGAGCAGCTGCATGTGCTGACGAACATCCTCAAG GAGGATTCCAGTCTCCTCTCTCACCTACTGGAGGCTCTGGACTCGGGAGCACCACCACATGGAGGCATTGCTTTGG GTTTGGACCGGCTGGTCTCCATCATGGTCAGAGCTCCCAGCATCCGTGACGTCATCGCTTTCCCCAAGTCCTTCAGGGGTCATGACATCATGAGCCGTGCCCCTGACTTTGTatctgaggaggagctgaagtcTTACCACATCTCCATTAGATGGCCGACAGagcaaggaggagaagaagaggggaaGTGA
- the bpnt2 gene encoding inositol monophosphatase 3 has protein sequence MAPMGIRLSPLGVGVFLLLGVGVIYHLYAGVISNRLAAFRERRNVDLRDLLAISVEAAVLGGREVKKVHEEKGLKERSKGKTKEGANELLTMGDLQSHRKMYNLIKNTFPEVTVNSEEHDSVVDKEAAWSRDIPADILDKIEGGKEASSESVTVWIDPLDATQEYTENLVQYVTTMVCVAVDGKPVIGVIHQPFTGFTAWAFVGQGSNMQPRSSYSISPPSVIVSRSHSGQVKNYIHNAFGNSTTITEAGGAGYKVLALLEMPAGEKSSIDQADVYVHITFIKKWDICAGAALLMALGGHMTTLTGEDIDYSGEALNKGGLVASVGVDHKAVLEKLPSWNPEKH, from the exons ATGGCTCCGATGGGTATCCGGCTGTCACCGCTTGGTGTCGGGGTGTTTCTCCTTCTGGGAGTCGGTGTCATCTACCACCTGTACGCCGGGGTCATCTCCAACCGCCTGGCTGCTTTCAG agagaggagaaacgTAGATCTGAGGGACCTGCTGGCGATCTCAGTGGAGGCGGCTGTACTTGGTGGCAGAGAG GTAAAGAAGGTTCATGAGGAAAAAGGCCTGAAGGAGAGGTCAAAGGGTAAGACGAAGGAGGGAGCCAATGAGCTGCTGACCATGGGTGACCTGCAGTCCCACAGAAAGATGTATAACCTCATAAAGAATACCTTCCCGGAAGTCACG GTGAACAGTGAGGAACATGACAGCGTGGTGGATAAGGAAGCAGCCTGGAGCCGGGACATTCCAGCTGACATACTAGACAAGATAGAAGGAGGCAAGGAGGCTTCTTCTGAGAGCGTCACAGTGTGGATCGATCCTTTAGACGCCACACAGGAATATACAG AGAACCTTGTTCAGTACGTGACCACAATGGTGTGTGTGGCAGTAGATGGTAAACCAGTCATCGGGGTCATACACCAGCCATTCACTGGGTTCACTG CCTGGGCGTTTGTGGGTCAGGGATCGAATATGCAACCCCGCTCGTCCTATAGCATCAGCCCTCCAAGTGTGATTGTGTCACGTTCCCACTCTGGACAAGTTAAGAATTACATTCATAATGCTTTTGGAAACAGCACAACAATCACAGAAGCTGGTGGAGCAG gataTAAGGTTCTGGCACTCCTGGAGATGCCTGCAGGTGAAAAGTCCTCTATAGACCAGGCAGATGTTTACGTCCACATCACCTTCATTAAGAAATGGGACATCTGTGCTGGTGCAGCTCTACTGATGGCACTGG GAGGCCACATGACGACCCTGACGGGAGAGGACATTGACTATAGTGGTGAAGCACTCAACAAAGGAGGACTGGTGGCCAGTGTGGGTGTGGACCATAAGGCTGTTCTGGAGAAACTACCTAGCTGGAACCCTGAGAagcactga
- the ankrd45 gene encoding ankyrin repeat domain-containing protein 45, which yields MASVQEEIFKCVVSGDLDTIKQHLQAECVADESQEKDYFSKKDEFGRSALLTAAMLGKSDIVRVLVRGGAQVNEQTERGYSSLHLAACWGHLETVRTLLEQEADTQATTFRGERPVDLARRYSKADCVECLTLAEAKQDLMSYLAFVKKIISDSERSLTKEEKNICTRACSAKSDWIQSVQHPAVSDFIAQRTDIEDTLQPVLSKLSAQMPNKPPLKV from the exons ATGGCGTCTGTTCaggaagaaatatttaaatgtgtggtgTCTGGAGACCTGGACACTATCAAGCAGCATTTACAAGCTGAGTGTGTCGCGGACGAGTCGCAGGAAAAAGATTATTTCAGTAAGAAGGACGAGTTTGGGAGAAGTGCTCTGTTAACCGCCGCCATGTTGGGAAAGAGCGACATCGTCCGAGTGCTGGTGAGAGGAGGAGCTCAGGTCAACGAGCAGACTGAGAGAG GTTATTCATCGCTGCACCTTGCAGCTTGTTGGGGTCACTTGGAGACAGTGAGGACTCTGCTTGAACAGGAAGCTGACACACAGGCCACAACCTTCAGGGGGGAGAGGCCTGTGGACCTGGCTCGGAGATACTCCAAGGCAGACTGTGTAGAATGTCTCACCCTGGCAG AAGCTAAACAGGACCTGATGTCATATCTAGCCTTTGTTAAGAAGATTATTTCAGACTCAGAGAGGAGCCTCACAAAGGAAGAGAAG AACATCTGTACGCGTGCATGTTCTGCCAAGTCCGACTGGATCCAGAGTGTCCAACACCCAGCCGTGTCAGACTTCATCGCCCAGAGGACAGACATAGAGGACACTCTGCAACCTGTTCTCAGCAAGTTATCAG CACAAATGCCTAATAAACCACCTTTAAAGGTTTAA